One Vigna unguiculata cultivar IT97K-499-35 chromosome 7, ASM411807v1, whole genome shotgun sequence genomic region harbors:
- the LOC114191015 gene encoding G-type lectin S-receptor-like serine/threonine-protein kinase At5g24080 isoform X1, whose amino-acid sequence MANAPSSSFSCYCIILALGLFSFSTCISAHVALGSRLLSSKAQTWVSENGTFALGFTPADSDNRLFVLGVWFAQLPGDPTVVWSPNRDTPVSQDATLELDTTGNLVLVDGDITVWTSNTSGAGVQAAVMAESGNFILQNATNHPVWQSFSQPSDTLLPNQLLTVSSELTSSKSSSHGGYYSLKMLQQRTSLSLALTYNLLETYQASDESYTNYSYWKGPDISNVTGEVIAVLDHAGSFGIVYGDSSDGAVYVYKNDGDDAGLPSAVHQSTASTVLRRLTLEKNGNLRLYRWDEVNGSRQWVPQWAAVSNPCDIAGVCGNGVCNLDRSKTKATCTCLPGTSKVGRDGLCYENSSLVGKCNGRHENQTSQFRISTVQQTNYYFSDISVIANYSDISNVSKCGDACLSECDCVASVYGLSEERAYCWVLRSLSYGGFEDTGSTLFVKVRANGSWTPEGQEGGSSNSSSDGMGSAKEKAVIIPTVVSMVVLIVLLSLLLYYSVHRKRTLKREMESSLILSGAPMNFTYRDLQIRTCNFSQLLGTGGFGSVYKGSLGDGTLVAVKKLDRVLPHGEKEFITEVNTIGSMHHMNLVRLCGYCSEGSHRLLVYEFMKNGSLDKWIFPSYQGRDRLLDWTTRFNIAIATAQGIAYFHEQCRDRIIHCDIKPENILVDENFCPKVSDFGLAKLMGREHSHVVTMVRGTRGYLAPEWVGNRPITVKADVYSYGMLLLEIIGGRRNLDMSFGPEDFFYPGWAYKEMTNGATIKVADRRLNGAVDEEELTRALKVAFWCIQDEVSMRPTMGEVVKLLEDSVDINMPPMPQTVLELIEEGLDHVYKAMKRENNHSSSFTLTSHLTSRATCSNSTMSPR is encoded by the exons ATGGCCAATGCTCCTTCCTCTTCCTTTTCATGTTACTGCATAATTCTTGCTTTGGGCCTCTTTTCTTTTAGTACCTGCATTTCGGCCCACGTTGCCTTGGGCTCCAGGTTATTGTCTAGCAAGGCCCAAACTTGGGTTTCGGAAAACGGCACATTTGCTTTGGGGTTTACTCCGGCAGATAGCGATAATCGATTGTTTGTGCTTGGCGTTTGGTTTGCACAGCTTCCAGGAGATCCAACTGTAGTTTGGTCACCCAATAG AGACACTCCTGTATCCCAAGATGCGACATTGGAGCTTGACACCACTGGTAACCTCGTTCTCGTGGATGGAGACATCACAGTGTGGACCTCAAACACCTCAGGTGCTGGCGTACAAGCAGCAGTCATGGCAGAATCCGGCAACTTCATCCTCCAGAACGCCACCAACCACCCTGTGTGGCAGAGTTTTTCTCAACCTTCCGACACTCTCCTCCCCAACCAGCTTCTAACAGTGTCTTCAGAACTAACTTCATCAAAGTCTTCTTCTCATGGTGGCTACTATTCTCTCAAAATGCTTCAACAGCGTACTTCATTAAGCCTTGCTCTCACTTACAATCTCCTCGAGACTTACCAGGCCTCAGATGAATCATACACCAACTATTCCTATTGGAAAGGCCCTGATATCTCCAATGTGACTGGGGAGGTTATAGCAGTTTTGGACCATGCTGGGAGCTTTGGGATTGTGTATGGAGACTCATCTGATGGTGCGGTGTATGTGTACAAGAATGATGGTGACGATGCAGGCTTGCCTTCTGCAGTTCATCAATCAACAGCATCGACTGTTCTCAGGAGATTGACACTGGAAAAGAATGGCAATCTGCGGTTGTATCGATGGGACGAAGTGAATGGCTCAAGGCAGTGGGTGCCACAGTGGGCTGCAGTTTCAAATCCATGTGACATTGCTGGAGTTTGTGGCAATGGGGTTTGCAATTTGGATAGAAGCAAGACAAAAGCCACTTGCACTTGCTTGCCAGGAACTTCTAAAGTTGGAAGGGATGGCCTGTGCTATGAGAATTCATCTCTTGTGGGAAAATGCAATGGCAGGCATGAAAACCAGACATCCCAGTTTAGGATTTCGACGGTGCAGCAAACCAACTATTATTTCTCTGACATTTCAGTTATAGCTAACTACAGTGATATTTCTAATGTGTCAAAATGTGGGGATGCTTGCTTGTCGGAATGTGATTGCGTGGCTTCTGTTTATGGGCTAAGTGAGGAGAGAGCGTATTGTTGGGTGTTGAGGAGCTTAAGTTATGGTGGTTTTGAGGATACAGGCTCAACTTTGTTTGTGAAGGTAAGAGCAAATGGGTCGTGGACTCCAGAAGGCCAAGAAGGAGGGTCTAGTAATAGCTCTTCTGATGGAATGGGAAGTGCAAAGGAGAAGGCTGTGATTATTCCCACTGTTGTGAGCATGGTAGTTCTCATTGTTTTGCTGAGTTTATTACTGTATTACAGTGTTCACAGGAAAAGAACTTTGAAAAGGGAGATGGAAAGTTCCTTGATCTTATCAGGTGCTCCAATGAATTTCACATATCGTGATTTGCAGATTAGGACATGCAACTTTTCACAGCTGCTAGGAACAG GTGGATTTGGGAGTGTATATAAAGGAAGCCTGGGTGATGGTACTCTGGTGGCAGTGAAGAAACTTGACAGGGTTTTGCCTCATGGAGAGAAGGAATTCATAACTGAAGTAAACACTATTGGCTCAATGCATCATATGAATTTGGTTCGCCTATGCGGCTATTGCTCTGAGGGATCACATAG GCTTCTGGTTTATGAGTTCATGAAGAATGGGTCCTTGGATAAGTGGATCTTCCCTTCGTATCAGGGGCGAGATAGACTGTTAGATTGGACAACTCGTTTCAATATAGCCATAGCTACTGCACAAGGGATTGCATACTTTCATGAGCAATGCAGGGATCGGATAATACACTGTGACATAAAACCAGAGAATATATTGGTGGACGAAAACTTTTGTCCTAAAGTGTCTGATTTTGGACTGGCGAAATTGATGGGAAGGGAGCACTCTCATGTGGTGACAATGGTGAGAGGCACTAGAGGTTATTTGGCACCAGAATGGGTTGGTAATCGTCCTATAACTGTCAAAGCTGATGTTTACAGCTATGGGATGCTTCTTTTAGAGATCATTGGTGGTAGGAGAAATCTTGACATGTCCTTTGGCCCCGAGGATTTCTTCTATCCTGGTTGGGCTTACAAG GAGATGACAAATGGGGCAACAATTAAAGTGGCAGATAGAAGATTAAATGGGGCAGTTGATGAAGAAGAGCTAACGAGAGCTCTGAAAGTTGCATTTTGGTGCATCCAAGATGAGGTATCCATGCGACCAACAATGGGGGAAGTGGTGAAACTGCTGGAAGATTCGGTGGACATTAATATGCCACCGATGCCACAAACAGTGCTAGAGTTAATTGAGGAAGGCTTAGACCATGTATACAAAGCTATGAAAAGAGAGAATAATCACTCAAGCTCATTCACTCTTACCAGCCATCTCACGTCTCGTGCCACATGTAGCAATTCCACAATGTCACCTAGATAA
- the LOC114191015 gene encoding G-type lectin S-receptor-like serine/threonine-protein kinase At5g24080 isoform X2: MPTCFIFFDLNPNRDTPVSQDATLELDTTGNLVLVDGDITVWTSNTSGAGVQAAVMAESGNFILQNATNHPVWQSFSQPSDTLLPNQLLTVSSELTSSKSSSHGGYYSLKMLQQRTSLSLALTYNLLETYQASDESYTNYSYWKGPDISNVTGEVIAVLDHAGSFGIVYGDSSDGAVYVYKNDGDDAGLPSAVHQSTASTVLRRLTLEKNGNLRLYRWDEVNGSRQWVPQWAAVSNPCDIAGVCGNGVCNLDRSKTKATCTCLPGTSKVGRDGLCYENSSLVGKCNGRHENQTSQFRISTVQQTNYYFSDISVIANYSDISNVSKCGDACLSECDCVASVYGLSEERAYCWVLRSLSYGGFEDTGSTLFVKVRANGSWTPEGQEGGSSNSSSDGMGSAKEKAVIIPTVVSMVVLIVLLSLLLYYSVHRKRTLKREMESSLILSGAPMNFTYRDLQIRTCNFSQLLGTGGFGSVYKGSLGDGTLVAVKKLDRVLPHGEKEFITEVNTIGSMHHMNLVRLCGYCSEGSHRLLVYEFMKNGSLDKWIFPSYQGRDRLLDWTTRFNIAIATAQGIAYFHEQCRDRIIHCDIKPENILVDENFCPKVSDFGLAKLMGREHSHVVTMVRGTRGYLAPEWVGNRPITVKADVYSYGMLLLEIIGGRRNLDMSFGPEDFFYPGWAYKEMTNGATIKVADRRLNGAVDEEELTRALKVAFWCIQDEVSMRPTMGEVVKLLEDSVDINMPPMPQTVLELIEEGLDHVYKAMKRENNHSSSFTLTSHLTSRATCSNSTMSPR, from the exons ATGCCAacatgtttcattttctttgaTCTCAATCCAAATAGAGACACTCCTGTATCCCAAGATGCGACATTGGAGCTTGACACCACTGGTAACCTCGTTCTCGTGGATGGAGACATCACAGTGTGGACCTCAAACACCTCAGGTGCTGGCGTACAAGCAGCAGTCATGGCAGAATCCGGCAACTTCATCCTCCAGAACGCCACCAACCACCCTGTGTGGCAGAGTTTTTCTCAACCTTCCGACACTCTCCTCCCCAACCAGCTTCTAACAGTGTCTTCAGAACTAACTTCATCAAAGTCTTCTTCTCATGGTGGCTACTATTCTCTCAAAATGCTTCAACAGCGTACTTCATTAAGCCTTGCTCTCACTTACAATCTCCTCGAGACTTACCAGGCCTCAGATGAATCATACACCAACTATTCCTATTGGAAAGGCCCTGATATCTCCAATGTGACTGGGGAGGTTATAGCAGTTTTGGACCATGCTGGGAGCTTTGGGATTGTGTATGGAGACTCATCTGATGGTGCGGTGTATGTGTACAAGAATGATGGTGACGATGCAGGCTTGCCTTCTGCAGTTCATCAATCAACAGCATCGACTGTTCTCAGGAGATTGACACTGGAAAAGAATGGCAATCTGCGGTTGTATCGATGGGACGAAGTGAATGGCTCAAGGCAGTGGGTGCCACAGTGGGCTGCAGTTTCAAATCCATGTGACATTGCTGGAGTTTGTGGCAATGGGGTTTGCAATTTGGATAGAAGCAAGACAAAAGCCACTTGCACTTGCTTGCCAGGAACTTCTAAAGTTGGAAGGGATGGCCTGTGCTATGAGAATTCATCTCTTGTGGGAAAATGCAATGGCAGGCATGAAAACCAGACATCCCAGTTTAGGATTTCGACGGTGCAGCAAACCAACTATTATTTCTCTGACATTTCAGTTATAGCTAACTACAGTGATATTTCTAATGTGTCAAAATGTGGGGATGCTTGCTTGTCGGAATGTGATTGCGTGGCTTCTGTTTATGGGCTAAGTGAGGAGAGAGCGTATTGTTGGGTGTTGAGGAGCTTAAGTTATGGTGGTTTTGAGGATACAGGCTCAACTTTGTTTGTGAAGGTAAGAGCAAATGGGTCGTGGACTCCAGAAGGCCAAGAAGGAGGGTCTAGTAATAGCTCTTCTGATGGAATGGGAAGTGCAAAGGAGAAGGCTGTGATTATTCCCACTGTTGTGAGCATGGTAGTTCTCATTGTTTTGCTGAGTTTATTACTGTATTACAGTGTTCACAGGAAAAGAACTTTGAAAAGGGAGATGGAAAGTTCCTTGATCTTATCAGGTGCTCCAATGAATTTCACATATCGTGATTTGCAGATTAGGACATGCAACTTTTCACAGCTGCTAGGAACAG GTGGATTTGGGAGTGTATATAAAGGAAGCCTGGGTGATGGTACTCTGGTGGCAGTGAAGAAACTTGACAGGGTTTTGCCTCATGGAGAGAAGGAATTCATAACTGAAGTAAACACTATTGGCTCAATGCATCATATGAATTTGGTTCGCCTATGCGGCTATTGCTCTGAGGGATCACATAG GCTTCTGGTTTATGAGTTCATGAAGAATGGGTCCTTGGATAAGTGGATCTTCCCTTCGTATCAGGGGCGAGATAGACTGTTAGATTGGACAACTCGTTTCAATATAGCCATAGCTACTGCACAAGGGATTGCATACTTTCATGAGCAATGCAGGGATCGGATAATACACTGTGACATAAAACCAGAGAATATATTGGTGGACGAAAACTTTTGTCCTAAAGTGTCTGATTTTGGACTGGCGAAATTGATGGGAAGGGAGCACTCTCATGTGGTGACAATGGTGAGAGGCACTAGAGGTTATTTGGCACCAGAATGGGTTGGTAATCGTCCTATAACTGTCAAAGCTGATGTTTACAGCTATGGGATGCTTCTTTTAGAGATCATTGGTGGTAGGAGAAATCTTGACATGTCCTTTGGCCCCGAGGATTTCTTCTATCCTGGTTGGGCTTACAAG GAGATGACAAATGGGGCAACAATTAAAGTGGCAGATAGAAGATTAAATGGGGCAGTTGATGAAGAAGAGCTAACGAGAGCTCTGAAAGTTGCATTTTGGTGCATCCAAGATGAGGTATCCATGCGACCAACAATGGGGGAAGTGGTGAAACTGCTGGAAGATTCGGTGGACATTAATATGCCACCGATGCCACAAACAGTGCTAGAGTTAATTGAGGAAGGCTTAGACCATGTATACAAAGCTATGAAAAGAGAGAATAATCACTCAAGCTCATTCACTCTTACCAGCCATCTCACGTCTCGTGCCACATGTAGCAATTCCACAATGTCACCTAGATAA